A DNA window from Camelina sativa cultivar DH55 chromosome 17, Cs, whole genome shotgun sequence contains the following coding sequences:
- the LOC104758502 gene encoding probable LRR receptor-like serine/threonine-protein kinase At1g51820: MEGHCVIIATFLLILHIVRAQDPTGFISVDCGSREPPYNEAKTGLTYTSDADLVNNGKTGRIAKEFEALADKPTLTLRYFPDGVRNCYNLNVTRDTNYLIKATFVYGNYDGLNVGPNFDLYFGPNLWTTVSTNDAIEEIIHVTKSNSLQVCLVKTGISIPFINVLELRPMKKNMYVTQGGSLKYLFRVYISNSSSRIRYPDDVYDRKWYPLFQNSWTQVTTTLNVNASITYELPQGVMARAATPLKANETLNITWTVEPPTTQFYSYMHFAELQTLRANDTRELNVTLNGKYTYGPYSPKPLKTETVFDLSPEQCDGGTCILQVVKTLKSTLPPLLNAMEAFTVIDFPQMETNGDDVSGIKNVQDTYGLSRISWQGDPCVPKIFLWDGLNCNNSDNSTPPIITSLDLSSSGLTGIITQAIQNLTHLQELDLSDNNLTGEVPEFLADIKSLLVINLSGNNLSGSIPPSLLQKKGMKLNVEGNRHLVCTTGSCVNKGDEGHKKKSVVVPVMASIASIAVLIGALVLFFILRKKRSPKIEGSDGRSPRSSAPAIVTKNRRFTYSQVEIMTNNFERILGKGGFGIVYHGFVNGTEQVAVKLLSHSSSQGYKQFKAEVELLLRVHHKNLVGLVGYCDEGENLALIYEYMANGDLKEQMSGTHNRFILNWGTRLKIVVESAQGLEYLHNGCKPPMVHRDIKTTNILLNEQFQAKLADFGLSRSFPIEGETHVSTAVVGTLGYLDPEYYRTNWLTEKSDVYSFGIVLLEIITNRPVIDQSREKPHIAEWVGVMLTKGDINSIMDPSLNEDYDSSSVWKAVELAMTCLNPSSSRRPTMSQVVIELNECLASENSRGGASRDMDSKSSIEVSLTFDTELSPTAR, translated from the exons ATGGAGGGACATTGTGTCATCATTGCCACCTTTTTGCTGATACTTCATATTGTTCGAGCTCAAGATCCAACCG GATTCATTAGTGTGGATTGTGGTTCTCGTGAGCCTCCATACAATGAAGCCAAAACTGGTTTAACATATACATCAGATGCTGATTTAGTCAACAATGGGAAAACCGGTAGAATCGCTAAGGAATTCGAAGCGCTCGCCGATAAGCCGACTTTGACATTAAGATATTTTCCAGATGGAGTACGAAACTGCTACAACCTAAATGTCACCCGCGACACCAACTATCTGATAAAGGCAACATTCGTATATGGAAATTACGATGGTCTTAATGTTGGGCCAAATTTCGACCTTTACTTCGGTCCAAATTTGTGGACAACGGTGAGTACTAATGACGCTATAGAGGAGATCATCCATGTGACCAAATCCAATTCTTTACAGGTGTGTCTTGTTAAGACTGGAATAAGTATAccttttataaatgttttggaGCTACGaccaatgaagaaaaatatgtacGTTACTCAAGGCGGTTCACTGAAGTACTTATTCAGGGTGTACATTAGCAATTCAAGTAGTCGTATAAG GTACCCGGATGATGTCTATGATCGTAAATGGTACCCGCTCTTCCAAAACTCATGGACACAAGTAACTACGACTCTCAATGTAAACGCAAGTATTACTTATGAACTACCACAAGGTGTAATGGCAAGAGCTGCAACGCCCCTAAAAGCTAACGAGACCTTGAACATTACATGGACCGTAGAGCCTCCTACAACACAGTTTTACTCCTACATGCACTTTGCCGAGCTTCAGACTTTAAGGGCCAACGATACAAGGGAACTCAATGTGACGCTGAATGGAAAATATACATATGGACCTTATAGTCCTAAACCACTCAAAACCGAAACCGTATTTGACTTAAGCCCGGAGCAATGCGACGGAGGGACATGCATTTTGCAGGTTGTGAAGACGCTGAAATCTACCCTTCCACCTTTACTTAATGCTATGGAGGCTTTCACCGTGATTGATTTCCCGCAAATGGAGACCAATGGCGATGATG TTTCTGGTATCAAGAATGTTCAAGATACTTACGGCTTGAGTAGAATCAGTTGGCAAGGAGATCCATGTGTccccaaaatatttttgtggGATGGTCTAAATTGCAACAACTCGGATAATTCTACCCCACCAATAATCACTTCCTT GGACTTATCTTCCAGTGGACTAACTGGGATCATCACCCAAGCCATTCAGAATCTAACTCATCTGCAAGAACT GGACTTGTCAGATAATAATTTGACTGGAGAAGTACCTGAGTTTTTAGCTGACATAAAATCACTCTTGGTCAT AAACTTAAGTGGTAATAATCTCAGTGGCTCAATTCCTCCCTCACTTCTTCAGAAGAAAGGAATGAAGTTAAA TGTCGAAGGCAACCGTCATCTTGTTTGCACAACTGGTTCATGTGTGAACAAAGGAGATGAAGGACATAAGAAAAAGAGTGTCGTAGTGCCAGTTATGGCATCAATTGCTTCAATAGCTGTCCTTATAGGTGCATTGGTTCTGTTTTTCATTCTTAGAAAGAAAAGGTCACCCAAAATTGAAG GTTCAGATGGTAGATCGCCTAGATCATCTGCACCAGCAATAGTGACAAAAAATAGAAGGTTTACTTACTCACAAGTTGAGATAATGACAAATAACTTCGAAAGAATCCTTGGGAAAGGAGGGTTTGGAATCGTTTATCATGGTTTTGTCAATGGCACTGAACAAGTAGCTGTTAAGTTACTTTCCCATTCATCATCTCAAGGATATAAACAATTCAAAGCTGAG GTAGAACTTCTTCTTAGAGTTCATCACAAGAACTTGGTCGGTCTTGTTGGGTACTGTGATGAAGGAGAGAACTTGGCACTTATCTATGAATACATGGCCAATGGAGATCTAAAAGAACAAATGTCAG GAACACATAACCGCTTTATCTTGAATTGGGGAACAAGACTAAAAATAGTTGTCGAGTCTGCACAAG GACTCGAGTACTTGCATAATGGATGCAAACCACCAATGGTTCATAGAGATATTAAAACCACAAATATATTGTTAAATGAGCAATTCCAGGCCAAACTTGCTGATTTTGGGCTTTCGAGATCATTCCCAATCGAAGGTGAAACTCATGTGTCAACAGCTGTTGTTGGGACTCTTGGATATCTAGATCCTGA ataCTATAGAACAAATTGGTTGACAGAAAAGAgtgatgtttatagttttggtATTGTATTATTGGAGATTATCACAAACCGACCCGTGATCGACCAAAGTCGCGAAAAGCCACATATAGCAGAATGGGTAGGAGTAATGCTTACGAAAGGAGACATCAACAGCATCATGGATCCTAGTTTAAATGAAGATTATGATTCTAGCTCTGTTTGGAAAGCTGTTGAGCTAGCCATGACTTGTCTAAATCCTTCTTCATCAAGAAGACCAACCATGTCCCAAGTTGTTATTGAATTAAACGAGTGTCTCGCATCTGAAAATTCAAGGGGAGGAGCGAGTCGGGATATGGACTCTAAGAGTTCTATAGAAGTGAGTTTGACCTTTGATACCGAACTGAGCCCAACGGCTCGCTAG
- the LOC104758503 gene encoding probable LRR receptor-like serine/threonine-protein kinase At1g51820, with the protein MERYYVCIATFLLVLHLVQAQNQTGFISVDCGLSPLASPYNAPETGLTYTSDADLVNSGKTGRVAKEFEPLYDRPTLILRYFPEGGRNCYNLNVTRDTNYLIKATFVYGNYDGLKVVPNFDLYLGPNLWSTVSSNDTIEEIIHVTRSNSLQVCLVNTGISIPFINMLELRPMKKNMYVTQSGSLKYLFRGYISNSSTRIRFPDDIYDRKWYPLFDNSWTQLTTTLNVNTGITYELPQGVMAKAATPLEANETLNITWTVEPPTTQYYSYTHFAELQTLRANDTREFNVTQNGIYTFGPFSPLPLRTASIVNSIPQQCDEVGACILQVVKTLKSTLPPILNAIEAFSVIDFPQMETNGDDVAGIKNVQDTYGLTRISWQGDPCVPKLFLWDGLNCNSSDTSTPPIITSLDLSSSGLTGIITQAIKNLTHLQKLDLSGNNLTGEIPAFLADIKSLLVINLSGNNLSGSVPPSLLQKKGMKLNVEGNPHLVCTAGSCVNKGDDGHKKKSVIVPVIASIVSIAVLIGALVLFFILKKKRSPKVEGPPPSHRSSNPAIVAKNRRFTYSQVVIMTNNFQRILGKGGFGIVYHGFVNGTEQVAVKILSHSSSQGYKQFKAEVELLLRVHHKNLVGLVGYCDEGVNLALIYEYMANGDLNEHMSGTRNRFILNWGTRLNIVLESAQGLEYLHNGCKPPMVHRDVKTTNILLTEHFQAKLSDFGLSRSFPIEGETHVSTVVAGTPGYLDPE; encoded by the exons ATGGAGAGGTATTATGTGTGCATTGCCACCTTTTTGCTGGTACTTCATCTTGTTCAAGCTCAAAATCAAACCG GATTCATTAGTGTGGATTGCGGTTTATCCCCTCTTGCATCTCCTTACAATGCGCCAGAAACGGGTTTAACATATACATCAGACGCTGATTTAGTAAACAGTGGGAAAACCGGTAGAGTTGCCAAGGAATTCGAACCGCTCTACGATAGGCCGACCTTGATACTGAGATACTTTCCAGAGGGGGGACGAAACTGCTACAACCTAAATGTCACCCGCGACACCAACTATTTGATCAAGGCCACATTTGTATATGGAAATTACGATGGTCTTAAAGTTGTGCCAAACTTCGACCTTTACTTGGGTCCAAATTTGTGGTCAACGGTGAGTAGCAATGACACTATAGAGGAGATCATCCATGTGACCAGATCCAACTCTTTACAGGTGTGTCTTGTTAATACGGGAATAAGTATACCTTTTATAAATATGTTGGAACTACGGCCgatgaagaaaaatatgtacGTAACTCAAAGCGGTTCACTGAAATACTTATTCCGGGGGTATATTAGCAATTCAAGTACTCGTATAAG GTTCCCAGATGATATCTATGACCGCAAATGGTACCCGCTCTTCGACAACTCATGGACACAACTAACTACGACTCTCAATGTAAACACTGGTATTACATATGAACTACCACAAGGTGTAATGGCAAAAGCAGCAACGCCCCTTGAGGCTAACGAGACCTTGAACATTACATGGACAGTAGAGCCTCCTACTACACAGTATTACTCTTACACACACTTTGCAGAGCTTCAGACTCTAAGGGCTAACGATACAAGGGAATTCAATGTAACACAGAACGGAATATATACTTTTGGACCTTTTAGTCCTCTACCGCTAAGAACCGCATCCATAGTCAACTCAATCCCACAGCAATGCGATGAAGTAGGGGCATGCATTTTGCAGGTTGTGAAGACGCTGAAATCGACCCTTCCACCTATACTTAATGCTATCGAGGCTTTCAGCGTGATTGATTTCCCGCAAATGGAGACAAATGGAGATGACG TTGCTGGTATTAAGAATGTTCAAGATACTTACGGATTGACTAGAATTAGTTGGCAAGGAGATCCATGTGTCCCCAAACTGTTTTTGTGGGATGGTCTAAATTGCAACAGCTCTGATACTTCTACGCCACCAATAATCACTTCCTT aGACTTATCTTCTAGTGGATTAACTGGGATCATCACGCAAGCCATTAAGAATCTAACTCACTTGCAGAAACT GGACTTGTCAGGTAATAACTTGACTGGAGAAATACCTGCGTTTCTAGCTGACATAAAATCACTCTTGGTCAT AAACCTAAGTGGTAATAATCTCAGTGGCTCAGTTCCTCCCTCACTTCTTCAGAAGAAAGGAATGAAGTTAAa TGTTGAAGGCAACCCTCATCTTGTTTGCACAGCTGGTTCATGTGTGAATAAAGGAGATGATGGACATAAGAAAAAGAGTGTCATAGTGCCAGTTATTGCATCAATTGTTTCAATAGCTGTTCTTATAGGTGCAttggttctgttttttattcttaaaaagaaaaggtcACCAAAAGTTGAAG GGCCACCACCATCGCATAGATCATCAAATCCGGCAATAGTGGCAAAAAATAGAAGGTTTACTTACTCACAAGTTGTGATAATGACAAATAACTTTCAAAGAATCCTTGGGAAAGGAGGGTTTGGAATTGTTTATCATGGTTTTGTGAACGGTACTGAACAAGTAGCTGTTAAGATACTCTCCCATTCATCATCTCAAGGATATAAACAATTTAAAGCTGAG GTAGAACTTCTTCTTAGAGTTCATCACAAGAACTTGGTCGGTCTTGTTGGATACTGCGACGAAGGAGTGAACTTGGCTCTTATCTACGAATACATGGCGAATGGAGATCTTAATGAACATATGTCag GAACACGCAACCGGTTTATTTTGAATTGGGGAACTAGACTAAACATAGTTCTTGAGTCTGCACAAG GACTTGAGTATTTGCATAATGGATGCAAACCACCAATGGTTCATAGAGATGTCAAAACCACAAATATATTGTTGACTGAGCACTTCCAAGCCAAACTTTCTGATTTTGGGCTTTCAAGATCATTTCCAATAGAAGGTGAAACTCATGTATCAACAGTTGTTGCTGGTACTCCTGGATATCTCGATCCTGAGTAA
- the LOC104758505 gene encoding probable LRR receptor-like serine/threonine-protein kinase At1g51860, with amino-acid sequence MKTLHWFLLLLIIAFTVLRSVEAQNQAGFSSLDCGLVPKETTYVEKSTNITYKSDADYIDSGLVGKINDAYKTLFQQQVWALRSFPLGQRNCYNVNLTASGKYLIRGTFVYGNYDGLNQLPSFDLHIGSNKWSSVKIRGVTNTSMHEIIHVIPQNSLQVCLVKTGPTTPFISSLEFRPLNNETYATQSGSLTLFARVYFPSTSSSFIRYDEDIHDRVWDSYTDNETVSISTDLPVDTSNIYDVPQSVMKTAAVPKNASQPWHLWWELDDITAQSYIYMHFAEIQNLKASDIREFNITFNEGIRWYSYLRPSKLSISIFSNPKAISSSNGLFNFTFAMTGNSTLPPLLNALEIYTVVDLLQLGTNKDEVTAMMNIKETYGLSKKIRWQGDPCAPQIYLWEGVNCSYPDSEASRIISLNLNASELTGSITSDILKLTQLTLLDLSNNDLSGEIPAFFADMKLLKLINLSGNPRLNLTAVPDSLQERVNSNSLTLILGENQNLNPKKETKKVPVVAIAASVAGVFGLLVIFAIYLVIKRKGAKITKAPGPPSVASGIVKSETRSSNPSIMTKERKITYPEVLKMTNNFERVLGKGGFGTVYHGNLDDAQVAVKMLSHSSAQGYKEFKAEVELLLRVHHRHLVGLVGYCDDGDNLALIYEYMANGDLRENMSGKRGGNVLTWENRMQIAVEAAQGLEYLHNGCRPPMVHRDVKTTNILLNERCGAKLADFGLSRSFPIDGECHVSTVVAGTPGYLDPEYYKTNWLSEKSDVYSFGVVLLEIVTNQPVINKMRERPHINEWVGFMLTKGDIKSIVDPKLVGDFDTNGAWKVVELALACVNPSSNRRPTMAHVVMELNECVAFENARRHGSEEMYSMASVDYSLSSASEFAPGAR; translated from the exons ATGAAGACTCTTCATtggtttttgcttcttttgatcATAGCTTTTACCGTTTTGAGATCAGTCGAAGCTCAAAATCAAGCAG GATTCAGCAGCTTGGATTGTGGGTTGGTGCCTAAGGAAACTACTTACGTGGAGAAGTCCACGAATATTACATACAAATCAGACGCGGATTACATTGACAGTGGATTGGTTGGAAAGATCAATGATGCATACAAGACTCTGTTTCAACAACAAGTTTGGGCCTTGAGAAGCTTCCCTCTAGGTCAAAGAAACTGTTATAACGTCAACCTCACGGCAAGTGGCAAATATCTAATTAGAGGAACCTTTGTCTATGGGAACTACGACGGTCTGAATCAGTTGCCAAGCTTTGATCTTCATATCGGTTCTAACAAATGGTCTTCGGTTAAAATACGAGGAGTTACAAATACTTCTATGCATGAGATAATCCATGTCATACCGCAAAATAGTCTTCAAGTTTGTCTTGTTAAAACTGGACCGACGACACCATTCATTTCGTCGCTGGAGTTTCGTCCATTGAACAATGAAACTTATGCCACGCAAAGCGGATCATTGACGTTGTTCGCCAGAGTATACTTTCCATCCACTTCATCATCTTTCATCAG GTATGATGAAGACATACATGACCGAGTATGGGATTCATACACAGATAACGAAACCGTCTCGATAAGCACAGACCTACCGGTCGACACAAGTAACATCTACGATGTACCTCAATCCGTGATGAAGACTGCTGCTGTCCCTAAAAATGCTAGTCAGCCATGGCACTTATGGTGGGAGCTTGATGACATCACTGCAcagtcatatatatacatgcatttCGCTGAAATTCAGAATCTAAAAGCCAGTGACATTAGAGAATTTAACATTACTTTCAATGAAGGCATACGTTGGTACAGCTACTTGAGGCCTTCCAAACTCAGCATTTCGATATTCTCCAATCCAAAGGCTATCAGTTCTTCAAATGGGTTATTTAATTTCACATTCGCAATGACGGGTAACTCgactcttcctcctcttctcaaCGCCCTCGAGATTTATACAGTTGTAGACCTTCTACAGCTAGGGACAAACAAAGATGAAG TTACTGCTATGATGAACATCAAGGAAACATATGGTTTGAGCAAAAAGATAAGATGGCAAGGAGATCCATGTGCTCCTCAGATTTATCTGTGGGAAGGTGTAAACTGCAGTTATCCGGACTCCGAGGCATCACGGATCATATCTTT GAACTTGAATGCGAGCGAGTTGACGGGTTCCATAACGTCAGACATATTGAAGCTAACACAGTTGACATTACT AGATTTATCAAATAACGATTTATCAGGAGAGATTCCAGCATTTTTTGCTGATATGAAGTTGTTGAAACTCAT AAACTTAAGCGGGAACCCGAGACTTAATCTCACAGCAGTTCCAGACTCTCTTCAAGAAAGAGTAAACAGTAACTCATTAACATTAAT TTTGGGTGAAAACCAGAATCTTAATCCcaaaaaagagactaaaaagGTTCCAGTGGTTGCTATTGCAGCGTCCGTGGCCGGCGTGTTCGGTCTTCTAGTTATTTTTGCTATATATTTAGTCATTAAAAGGAAAGGTGCAAAAATAACTAAAG CTCCTGGACCTCCATCAGTCGCTTCTGGTATAGTTAAAAGTGAGACAAGATCATCTAATCCATCAATCATGACAAAGGAACGTAAGATCACGTATCCGGAGGTACTTAAGATGACTAATAACTTTGAGAGAGTTCTTGGTAAAGGAGGCTTTGGAACAGTGTATCATGGAAACTTGGATGATGCTCAAGTAGCTGTTAAAATGCTCTCTCATTCATCAGCTCAAGGTTATAAAGAGTTCAAAGCAGAG GTTGAACTTCTTTTAAGAGTTCACCATAGACATTTGGTGGGACTTGTGGGGTACTGTGATGATGGAGATAACTTGGCTTTGATTTACGAATACATGGCAAACGGAGACTTGAGGGAGAATATGTCAG GAAAACGTGGAGGCAATGTCCTTACCTGGGAAAACAGGATGCAAATAGCTGTGGAGGCTGCACAAG GACTGGAGTATCTACACAATGGATGTAGGCCTCCTATGGTCCATAGAGATGTTAAGACTACTAATATCTTATTGAATGAACGGTGTGGAGCGAAACTAGCCGACTTTGGACTATCGAGATCTTTTCCAATTGATGGCGAATGTCATGTCTCGACAGTGGTTGCAGGAACACCTGGTTATCTAGACCCTGA GTACTACAAAACAAATTGGCTAAGCGAGAAGAGTGATGTATACAGCTTCGGTGTAGTGCTATTAGAGATAGTCACAAACCAGCCTGTGATAAATAAAATGCGAGAAAGACCTCACATCAACGAATGGGTTGGGTTCATGCTCACTAAAGGAGACATCAAGAGCATCGTTGACCCGAAACTGGTGGGGGACTTTGATACTAACGGTGCGTGGAAGGTTGTGGAGCTGGCTCTGGCTTGTGTGAACCCGTCTTCGAACCGGAGACCAACTATGGCACACGTTGTGATGGAGCTAAACGAGTGTGTGGCATTTGAAAATGCAAGGAGACATGGTAGTGAAGAAATGTACTCTATGGCTTCTGTTGACTATAGTCTCTCTTCTGCTTCAGAGTTTGCCCCTGGAGCCAGATAA